The Cytobacillus oceanisediminis genomic interval ACAGATTGAAGATTTACAAGATTGATATTCTCCTTTTCCAGCTTTTTGATAATCATATCACTATTCTCATCATCACCAACCGATCCGAATAAGGATACATCACCGCCAAGACGGGCAGCTGCCACAGCTTGATTGGCCCCCTTGCCGCCAATGGATAAAAAGAAATTCTCACCCAGGACGGTTTCTCCTAATTTAGGCAGTACCTCGCTTTCAATAAAATAATCCATATTGATACTTCCAACAACGGCTATTCTCTGCATGTTCATCATCCTAATCAATCAGTATATTCATTAACGGTGCATGCTGCTGTGCCCCATATACATCCCGGTCTCCAACTGTTCCAGAGGAGATATCTCTTAAAATCGTAATTTTAATTCCAAGTGCCTGATCATAGAAAACGAGATGATCAATCTGGCCCTCAGTGAGGTTATACAACTCACAAATAGTTTGTTTATTGATTTTTCCTGAATTCTTGACTCGCTCATAAACTTCCTTGGAATCAAATAAAATATCG includes:
- a CDS encoding DUF4387 domain-containing protein; amino-acid sequence: MAALFELAKVLRSKNAGPFELTFDILFDSKEVYERVKNSGKINKQTICELYNLTEGQIDHLVFYDQALGIKITILRDISSGTVGDRDVYGAQQHAPLMNILID